A stretch of the Takifugu flavidus isolate HTHZ2018 chromosome 1, ASM371156v2, whole genome shotgun sequence genome encodes the following:
- the LOC130514501 gene encoding dedicator of cytokinesis protein 9-like isoform X3: protein MATPAHQETRRFTRGLGKPGTAAELRQSVSEVVRTSVLVVKPKVIEPLDYESVLVQKKTQILSDVLRDMLQFPLEDFEILTLRRQGRTLYPTVPENAERDAQSLFVQECIKTYKSDWHVVNYKYEDYSADFRQLPNKVPRPDKLAVHVFEVDEDVDKDEDTASLGSQKGGVSKHGWLCKGNMNSAISVTMRSFKRRYFHLTQLGDGSYNLNFYKDEKISKEPKGTIFLDSCMGVVQNNKVRRFAFELKMQDKSTYLLAADSEVEMEDWINTLNKILHSSFEIAMQEKRNGDVHDDDDLGKSDSSSGSMDSFQSARDIESRMRSETRLRLFTLDPDTQRLDFSGIEPDVKQFEEKFGKRVLVNCNDLSFNLQSCVAENEEGPTTNVEPFYVTLSLFDIQNGRKISSDFHVDLNHPSVRAMVPSNTSQYINGGGDTHPEGPRLVHGVPEAVLKYPRQGVFSITCPHPDIFLVARIEKVLQGGINHCAEPYMKSSDSSKAAQKVLKNAKWACSRLGQYRMPLAWAARPLFRDASGTLDKSARFSPLYRQDSNKLSNEDMLKLLADFRKPEKMAKLPVILGNLDVTIDNVAPDLTNCVTSSYIPVKQFDVGEKANILFEVEEFVPCIAKCSQPFTIYNNHLYVYPKHLKYDSQKSFAKARNIAVSIEFRDSDEEDAVSLKCIYGRPGGPLFTKNAFAAVLHHQQNPEFYDEYKIELPTQLHEKHHLLFTFYHISCDSNSKASTKKRDLIETQVGYAWLPLLKDGRVITNENHIPVTTNLPAGYLSCQENASKHSSPEVKWVDGGKPLFKVSTHLASTVYTQDQHLHNFFHHCQISAPAPQETGGGGELVKYLKSLHAMESHVMIKFLPTTLNQLFRVLTSATQEDVAVNVTRVMIHIVAQCHEEGLEHYLRSYVKFVFKTEPFTSSTTRTVHEELAKAMTSILKPSTDFLTSNKLLKYSWYFFEALVKSMAQYLIESCRVKLSRNQRFSATFHHSVETLVNLIMPHITQKYKDNLDAARNANHSLAVFIKRCFNLMDRGFVFKQINNYMSCFTPGDPKTLFEFKFEFLRVVCNHEHYVPLNLPMPFGKGRILRFQAVSSHDPAESYDPKVDLQLDYSLTDDFCKNHFLVGLLLREVSAALQEFREIRQISIHVLKSLMIKHTFDDRYTTKSQQARLATLYLPLFGLLQENVNRLNVKEVSPFTLNHSIQNGREDLLLTSALMTPPRSSTFLDTSLHKDVFGAISGTSSPHTSSTPNINSVRHADSRGSLISTDSANSLSDKNHDKSNSLDKNHPAAALGSSLLRCDKLEQAEIKSLLMCFLHVLKSMSEDALFSYWSKASAADLMDFFTLIEVCLHQFRYMGKRYIARNQDGAGPVVHERKSQTLPVSRNRAGMMHARLQQLSSLDNSYTFNHTYSHSDADVLNQSLLEANIATEVCLTVLDTLSIFIMGFKTHLCSDYGHSPLMKKVFEVHLCFLRINQSETALKQVFTSLRTFIYKFPCTFFEGRADMCAAFCYEILKCCNSKLSSIRNDAAHLLYFLMKSNFDYTGRKSFVRTHLQVVIAVSQLIADVISIGSTRFQHSLSIINNCANSDKTIKNTAFPSDVKDLTKRIRTVLMATAQMKEHERDPEMLVDLQYSLAKSYASTPELRKTWLDSMARIHVKNGDLSEAAMCYVHVAALVAEYLRRKGMIKQGCSAFRVITPNIDEEGAMMEDVGMQDVHFNEDVLMELLEECADGLWKAERYELISDIYKLIIPIYEQRRDFEKLAHLYDTLHRAYSKVTEVMHTGKRLLGTYFRVAFFGQGFFEDEDGKEYIYKEPKFTPLSEISQRLLKLYSEKFGQENVKMIQDSGRVNPKDLDSKYAYIQVTHVTPYLDEKELVDRKTDFEKCHNIRRFVFEMPFTISGKKQGGVEEQCKRRTILTTTHCFPYVKKRIAVMYQHHTDLSPIEVAIDEMSKKVAEIKQLCSSSEVDMIRLQLKLQGSISVQVNAGPLAYARAFLDDASTKKYPDNKVKQLKEVFRHFVEACGHGLGINERLIKEDQQEYHDEMKANYRDLARELSIIMHEQISPVEDGMKSALPDSLHIFNAISGTPTTTIIQGIPSSSSVV from the exons GTAAAACCGAAGGTGATCGAGCCGCTGGACTATGAGAGTGTGCTGGTGCAAAAAAAGACACAGATCCTCAGCGATGTCCTCAGAGACATGCTGCAGTTCCCCCTGGAAGACTTTGAG ATTCTAACTTTGAGGAGGCAAGGGAGGACACTCTATCCTACAGTGCCTGAAAACGCAGAGAGGGACGCCCAGAGTCTGTTTGTCCAGGAG TGCATCAAGACCTACAAGTCTGACTGGCACGTTGTCAACTACAAGTATGAGGACTACTCCGCAGACTTTCGGCAACTTCCAAA CAAAGTGCCCCGGCCTGATAAACTGGCTGTCCATGTGTTTGAAGTGGACGAGGATGTTGACAAAGACGAG GATACGGCCTCGCTGGGATCCCAGAAAGGTGGCGTCTCCAAGCACGGCTGGCTATGCAAAGGCAACATGAACAGTGCCATCAGCGTCACCATGAGG TCCTTTAAGAGGAGATATTTCCACCTGACCCAGCTCGGGGACGGCTCCTATAACCTGAACTTCTACAAAGATGAGAAGATCTCCAAAGAGCCCAAAGGAACCATCTTCCTGGACTCCTGCATGGGTGTGGTTCAG AACAACAAGGTCCGGAGGTTCGCCTTCGAGCTGAAGATGCAGGATAAGAGCACGTACCTGTTGGCTGCAGACAGcgaggtggagatggaggatTGGATCAACACACTCAACAAAATCTTGCACAGCAGCTTTGAGATCGCCATGCAGGAGAAGAGGAACGGAGACGTTCACGATG ATGATGATCTGGGAAAGTCTGACAGTTCCTCTGGCAGCATGGACAGCTTTCAG AGCGCCAGAGATATCGAGTCCAGGATGAGGAGTGAGACCAGACTGAGGCTGTTCACCCTGGACCCTGACACACAG AGACTAGATTTCTCTGGAATAGAGCCAGACGTGAAGCAGTTCGAGGAGAAGTTTGGCAAACGTGTCCTGGTGAACTGCAACGACCTGTCGTTCAATCTGCAGAGCTGTGTGGCCGAAAACGAGGAAGGACCCACAACCAAT GTTGAGCCATTTTATGTTACGCTGTCACTGTTCGACATCCAGAATGGAAGGAAGATCTCCTCTGACTTTCATGTGGATTTAAACCACCCATCTGTGAGGGCCATGGTGCCCAGTAACACCAGTCAGTATATAAATGGGGGAGGGGACACTCACCCCGAGGGGCCGCGGTTGGTTCATGGCGTGCCCGAGGCAGTCTTGAAGTATCCCAGACAG GGAGTGTTCTCGATCACATGCCCCCACCCCGATATCTTCCTCGTGGCTCGCATCGAGAAAGTGCTCCAGGGGGGAATCAACCACTGTGCTGAACCATACATGAAGAGCTCAGACTCTAGCAAG GCGGCACAGAAGGTCCTGAAGAATGCCAAGTGGGCCTGTAGTCGCTTGGGTCAATACAGGATGCCGCTTGCCTGGGCAGCGAG GCCGTTGTTCAGAGACGCTTCGGGGACGCTCGACAAAAGCGCTCGTTTCTCCCCTCTGTACCGGCAGGACAGCAACAAGTTGTCCAATGAGGACATGCTCAAGCTGCTGGCTGATTTCAGAAA GCCAGAGAAGATGGCCAAGCTCCCCGTAATCCTCGGAAACCTGGACGTTACCATCGACAATGTAGCACCTGACCTGACAA ATTGTGTTACCTCATCCTACATTCCTGTGAAGCAGTTTGACGTCGGAGAGAAGGCCAACATCCTCTTTGAAGTAGAGGAGTTTGTGCCGTGCATAGCCAAATGCTCTCAGCCTTTCACCATCTACAACAATCACCTCTATGTCTACCCAAAACACTTGAAGTATGACAGCCAAAAGTCATTCGCAAAG GCTAGAAACATAGCAGTCAGCATTGAGTTCAGGGACTCGGATGAGGAAGATGCTGTTTCATTAAAG TGCATCTACGGTCGACCCGGAGGACCCTTGTTTACCAAAAATGCCTTCGCAGCAGTGTTACATCACCAGCAAAATCCGGAATTCTATGACGAG TATAAGATCGAGCTTCCGACTCAGCTGCATGAGAAGCATCATCTGCTCTTCACCTTCTATCACATCAGCTGTGACAGCAACAGCAAGGCCAGCACCAAGAAGAGGGACCTCATCGAGACTCAAG TGGGTTACGCCTGGCTCCCGCTGCTGAAGGACGGGCGAGTGATCACCAATGAAAACCACATCCCGGTGACCACCAACCTTCCTGCTGGatacctcagctgtcaggagaaTGCCAGCAAG CATTCAAGTCCTGAGGTCAAATGGGTGGATGGGGGCAAGCCATTGTTTAAGGTGTCCACTCACCTGGCATCCACCGTCTACACTCAG GATCAACATTTGCACAATTTCTTTCACCACTGTCAGATCAGCGCTCCTGCCCCCCAGGAGACGGGCGGGGGCGGGGAGCTGGTGAAATACCTGAAG AGTCTGCACGCCATGGAGAGTCACGTGATGATCAAGTTCCTGCCCACCACCCTCAATCAGCTCTTCAGGGTGCTGACCAGTGCGACTCAAGAGGATGTAGCAGTCAATGTCACCAG AGTCATGATTCACATTGTGGCCCAGTGCCACGAGGAGGGTTTGGAGCACTACCTGAGGTCATACGTGAAG TTTGTGTTCAAGACTGAACCGTTCACCTCCAGCACCACACGAACAGTGCACGAGGAGCTGGCTAAAGCCATGACCTCCATCCTGAAGCCCTCCACCGACTTCCTCACGAGCAACAAGCTCCTCAAG TACTCCTGGTATTTCTTTGAAGCCTTAGTCAAGTCCATGGCGCAGTATTTGATTGAAAGCTGTAGAGTAAAG TTGTCCAGAAACCAGCGCTTTTCTGCGACCTTCCACCACAGCGTGGAGACGCTGGTCAACCTGATCATGCCACACATCACGCAGAAGTACAAAGACAACCTGGATGCTGCCAGAAATGCCAACCACAGCCTGGCGGTCTTCATCAAG CGCTGTTTCAACCTGATGGACAGAGGCTTCGTGttcaaacaaatcaacaacTACATGAGCTGTTTTACGCCTGGAGACCCAAAG acatTGTTTGAGTTCAAGTTTGAGTTCCTGCGCGTTGTCTGCAACCACGAGCACTACGTCCCTCTGAACCTGCCCATGCCATTTGGAAAAGGGCGGATCCTGAGATTTCAAG CTGTATCTTCACATGACCCTGCAGAGTCATACGATCCTAAAGTAG acCTCCAGCTGGATTACTCACTGACAGATGACTTCTGCAAGAACCACTTCCTGGTGGGACTCTTGCTCAGGGAAGTCAGCGCCGCTCTGCAGGAGTTCAGGGAGATCCGTCAGATATCCATCCACGTGCTGAAAAGTCTGATGATAAAACACACGTTTGACGACCGCTACACCACCAAA agCCAGCAGGCCAGACTGGCCACGCTGTATCTGCCCTTGTTTGGCCTGCTTCAAGAGAACGTCAACAGGCTGAATGTAAAAGAAGTTTCCCCGTTCACCCTCAACCACTCCATCCAG AATGGAAGAGAAGATCTGCTTCTCACGAGCGCTTTAATGACGCCTCCCAGGTCCAGCACCTTCCTGGACACCAGCTTGCACAAAGATGTTTTCGGGGCCATATCTGGCACGT CGTCTCCCCACACGTCCTCAACTCCCAACATCAACTCTGTACGTCACGCAGACTCCCGCGGCTCGCTCATCAGCACTGATTCTGCCAACAGCCTCTCTGACAAGAACCACGACAAGAGCAACTCGCTGGACAAG AaccatcctgctgcagctctgggcaGTAGCCTCTTGAGATGTGACAAACTGGAGCAGGCAGAGATCAAGAGCCTCCTCATGTGCTTCTTACATGTGCTCAAAAGCATGTCTGAGG ATGCACTCTTCAGCTATTGGAGCAAAGCTTCAGCTGCTGACTTGATGGACTTCTTCACTCTAATTGA AGTGTGCCTCCACCAGTTCAGATACATGGGGAAGCGCTACATTGCCAG GAACCAGGATGGGGCGGGACCCGTAGTTCACGAGCGGAAGTCTCAGACTCTGCCTGTGTCCCGTAACAGGGCAGGAATGATGCATGCCCGCttacagcagctcagcagcctgGATAACTCTTACACTTTTAACCACA CCTACAGTCACTCGGACGCAGATGTGCTGAACCAGTCACTGTTGGAGGCTAACATCGCCACTGAAGTGTGCCTGACTGTCCTGGATACACTCAGCATCTTCATCATGGGGTTCAAG acccATCTGTGCTCTGATTACGGCCACAGTCCACTAATGAAGAAGGTGTTTGAAGTCCACCTGTGTTTCCTGCGGATCAACCAATCAGAGACGGCGCTCAAGCAGGTCTTCACCTCTCTGCGCACCTTCATTTACAAG TTCCCCTGCACGTTTTTCGAAGGCCGCGCCGACATGTGTGCCGCCTTCTGCTATGAGATCCTCAAGTGTTGCAACTCCAAGCTGAGCTCCATTCGCAATGATGCCGCCCATCTTCTCTACTTCCTCATGAAGAGCAACTTTGACTACACCGGCCGCAAATCCTTCGTCCGGACTCACTTACAG GTGGTGATTGCTGTCAGTCAGCTGATCGCTGATGTGATCAGTATCGGAAGTACACGTTTTCAGCACTCCCTGTCAATCATCAACAACTGTGCCAATAGTGACAAAACCATTAAG AACACAGCTTTCCCGTCGGATGTGAAAGACCTGACGAAACGCATCAGAACCGTCCTGATGGCCACGGCCCAGATGAAGGAGCACGAGAGAGACCCAGAGATGCTGGTGGATCTGCAGTACAGCCTCGCCAAGTCGTACGCCAGCACGCCGGAACTACGCAAGACCTGGCTGGACAGCATGGCCCGCATCCATGTGAAGAACGGAGACCTGTCAGAG GCGGCCATGTGCTATGTTCACGTTGCAGCACTTGTGGCAGAATACTTGCGGAGAAAAG GGATGATCAAACAGGGCTGCTCAGCATTCCGTGTCATCACTCCGAACATTGACGAAGAGGGAGCGATGATGGAGGACGTGGGCATGCAGGACGTCCATTTCAATGAA GATGTTCTAATGGAGCTTCTGGAGGAGTGTGCGGACGGGCTGTGGAAAGCTGAGCGTTACGAGCTCATCTCCGACATCTACAAGCTCATAATCCCCATTTATGAGCAGCGCAGAGACTTCGAG AAACTGGCTCACCTGTACGACACGCTGCACCGTGCGTACAGTAAAGTGACGGAGGTCATGCACACGGGCAAGAGGCTGCTCGGCACCTACTTCAGAGTTGCTTTCTTTGGTCAG GGCTTTTTCGAAGATGAAGATGGGAAGGAATACATTTACAAGGAACCCAAATTCACCCCTCTGTCTGAGATATCTCAGAGGCTCCTCAAGCTTTACTCGGAGAAGTTTGGACAGGAGAATGTGAAGATGATCCAGGACTCTGGAAGG GTCAACCCCAAAGACCTGGACTCCAAGTATGCTTATATCCAAGTAACACATGTGACTCCATATCTGGATGAGAAGGAGCTCGTGGACAGGAAGACAGATTTCGAGAAGTGCCACAACATCCGCCGCTTTGTGTTTGAAATGCCTTTCACCATATCGGGCAAGAAGCAAGGCGGAGTGGAGGAGCAGTGCAAACGCAGGACCATACTGACCA CTACTCATTGTTTCCCCTACGTGAAGAAACGCATCGCAGTCATGTATCAGCACCACACCGACCTGAGCCCCATCGAAGTGGCCATCGACGAAATGAGCAAGAAGGTGGCCGAGATCAAGCAGCTTTGCTCCTCCAGCGAGGTGGACATGATCCGTCTGCAGCTGAAACTGCAGGGCAGCATCAGCGTCCAG GTGAACGCCGGGCCACTCGCATATGCCCGAGCCTTTCTGGATGATGCAAGCACCAAGAAGTATCCCGATAACaaagtgaagcagctgaaggaggtcTTCAG GCATTTTGTGGAGGCGTGTGGCCACGGCCTAGGCATCAATGAGCGGCTCATCAAAGAGGACCAGCAGGAGTATCACGACGAGATGAAGGCTAACTACAGAGACCTAGCCAGAGAGCTGTCCATCATCATGCACGAGCAG